One part of the Streptomyces lydicus genome encodes these proteins:
- a CDS encoding family 2B encapsulin nanocompartment shell protein: protein MNERMSLGPDAARQLATTTKTSPQMRGITPRYLLRALPWVDVEAGVFRVNRRRTYVLGDDRISTHTDGGSPRIIPGDLRELPYLREADDDLLAELAGAFTEVTFEAGQLLAQDGDAHDRLWVIAQGRAEKRINGRYGEDAVLEVIGDGQFFDLDAWTRSEEMPYRVRALTPGVALCLERSALAGLCDRDTALRGAVDAYLAADGVLPGAEVPVDLSSGHVGEPDLPGTFVDYEDTPREYHMTLAQTVLRVHTRVSDLYNGPIDQIRAQSNLTAHALRERQEASLLNHPEFGLFHNVAPGQRVQARTGSPTPDDLDELLTRVWKQPGYFLAHPRAIAAFARECTRRGVPPVIDTRFGSPLLTWRGVPLLPSDKVRFSGGAGIGTTEILLMRVGEAEQGVVGLRPAKIDDEVEPGLSMRNMGVDRKGITSYLMTAYFNAAVLVEDALAVLQNVEVANYHDYS from the coding sequence ATGAACGAACGGATGAGCCTCGGCCCGGACGCGGCACGGCAGCTCGCGACCACGACCAAGACCAGCCCGCAGATGCGCGGCATCACTCCGCGCTATCTGCTGCGCGCCCTGCCGTGGGTGGACGTGGAGGCCGGTGTGTTCCGCGTCAACCGGCGTCGCACCTACGTCCTCGGTGACGACCGCATCAGCACCCACACGGACGGCGGCTCACCGCGCATCATCCCGGGCGACCTTCGGGAACTGCCCTACCTCCGGGAGGCCGACGACGACCTGCTGGCCGAACTGGCCGGAGCCTTCACGGAAGTGACGTTCGAGGCCGGGCAGCTGCTGGCCCAGGACGGCGACGCCCACGATCGGCTCTGGGTGATCGCCCAGGGCCGCGCCGAGAAGCGGATCAACGGCCGCTACGGCGAGGACGCCGTGCTCGAAGTCATCGGCGACGGCCAGTTCTTCGACCTCGACGCCTGGACCCGCTCCGAGGAGATGCCGTACCGCGTCCGGGCGCTCACCCCCGGCGTGGCGCTGTGCCTGGAACGCAGCGCGCTGGCCGGGCTGTGCGACCGGGACACGGCGCTGCGCGGAGCGGTGGACGCGTACCTCGCCGCGGACGGGGTCCTGCCGGGCGCCGAGGTCCCGGTCGACCTCAGCTCCGGGCACGTCGGTGAACCCGACCTCCCGGGGACGTTCGTCGACTACGAGGACACCCCTCGCGAGTACCACATGACGCTCGCCCAGACCGTGCTGCGGGTGCACACCAGGGTCTCCGACCTCTACAACGGGCCCATCGACCAGATCCGGGCCCAGTCCAACCTCACCGCCCACGCCCTGCGCGAGCGGCAGGAAGCCTCGCTGCTCAACCACCCGGAATTCGGGCTCTTCCACAACGTGGCGCCCGGGCAGCGGGTGCAGGCGCGCACCGGCTCGCCGACCCCCGACGACCTGGACGAGCTGCTCACCCGGGTCTGGAAGCAGCCGGGCTACTTCCTCGCACACCCCCGGGCGATCGCCGCGTTCGCCCGGGAATGTACCCGCCGGGGTGTGCCCCCGGTCATCGACACCCGGTTCGGCAGTCCCCTGCTGACCTGGCGCGGCGTACCGCTGCTGCCCTCCGACAAGGTGCGGTTCTCCGGTGGTGCCGGCATCGGCACCACCGAGATCCTGCTGATGCGGGTGGGCGAGGCGGAGCAGGGCGTGGTGGGTCTGCGCCCCGCGAAGATCGACGACGAGGTCGAACCCGGCCTGTCGATGCGGAACATGGGCGTCGACCGGAAGGGCATCACGTCGTACCTGATGACGGCGTACTTCAACGCCGCGGTGCTGGTCGAGGACGCGCTCGCCGTGCTCCAGAACGTCGAGGTCGCCAACTACCATGACTACAGCTGA
- a CDS encoding SufS family cysteine desulfurase, translated as MTTAEVTRGPGGPVPDPPPQQPPVQGVPPLPGVQQLQSPPPYPQSSGLTGPAAAPTGTAGPAGTAAPAGLGAPAGTADPAGLTGGAAGAESLVGPASSLPGQPAGFSPELARRDIPILHRLVNGHPLVWLDNGATTQKPRQVIEALAGFYGSANSNIHRGAHTMAREATEAFEEGRAAVARFLGAASPDDIVFVRGTTEAINLVAQSWGRANLGPGDDILVPVLEHHSNIVPWQLVAKETRARVVPVPLRPDGRIDLDAYADLLSMRTQLVALSHASNVLGTVPPVREMTALAHRYGAKVLVDGAQAVAHFPVDVQDLDADFYVFSGHKLFAPTGIGALYAKPEVLRGMAPWQGGGNMIESVDFTRTTYAPVPHLLEAGTGHISGVVGLLAALNWLTSFDRDAVTAYETALMAHAQQALSTVPGLELLGSAPDRIGVLTFTLAGHDPAGVAEWLDRDGIAVRAGHHCAQPALAHYGLTSAARASLALYNTPEEVDKLVASLQQLQQAG; from the coding sequence ATGACTACAGCTGAGGTGACGAGGGGGCCGGGCGGCCCGGTTCCGGACCCGCCCCCGCAGCAGCCCCCGGTGCAGGGTGTACCGCCGCTGCCGGGTGTGCAGCAGCTCCAGTCCCCGCCCCCGTACCCACAGTCCTCCGGTCTCACCGGCCCCGCCGCCGCACCCACCGGCACGGCCGGCCCCGCCGGAACCGCCGCCCCCGCCGGGCTCGGCGCACCCGCCGGAACCGCCGATCCCGCCGGACTCACCGGCGGAGCCGCCGGAGCCGAGAGCCTCGTCGGCCCGGCGTCCTCGCTGCCCGGCCAACCGGCCGGCTTCTCGCCCGAGTTGGCACGCCGGGACATCCCCATCCTGCACCGGCTGGTGAACGGGCACCCGCTGGTCTGGCTGGACAACGGGGCCACCACACAGAAGCCGCGCCAGGTGATCGAGGCGCTGGCCGGCTTCTACGGGTCCGCCAACTCCAACATCCACCGCGGTGCGCACACGATGGCCCGGGAGGCCACCGAGGCGTTCGAGGAGGGCCGGGCGGCGGTGGCCCGGTTCCTCGGCGCGGCCTCGCCCGACGACATCGTCTTCGTACGCGGCACCACCGAGGCGATCAACCTCGTCGCCCAGAGCTGGGGGCGGGCCAACCTCGGCCCCGGCGACGACATCCTGGTTCCGGTGCTGGAGCACCACTCCAACATCGTGCCCTGGCAACTGGTCGCCAAGGAGACCCGGGCCCGGGTGGTCCCCGTACCGCTGCGGCCGGACGGACGGATCGACCTCGACGCGTACGCCGATCTGCTCTCCATGCGCACCCAGCTCGTCGCACTCAGCCATGCGTCGAATGTGCTCGGCACCGTGCCGCCGGTGCGCGAGATGACCGCGCTGGCGCACCGCTACGGCGCGAAGGTGCTGGTGGACGGGGCGCAGGCGGTCGCGCACTTCCCCGTCGACGTGCAGGACCTCGATGCCGACTTCTATGTGTTCTCCGGCCACAAGCTGTTCGCCCCAACCGGGATCGGCGCCCTGTACGCCAAGCCGGAGGTGCTGCGGGGCATGGCTCCGTGGCAGGGCGGCGGCAACATGATCGAGTCCGTCGACTTCACCCGTACCACCTACGCCCCCGTCCCCCACCTCCTGGAGGCCGGGACCGGGCACATCTCCGGCGTGGTCGGTCTGCTGGCCGCGCTGAACTGGCTGACCTCCTTCGACCGGGACGCCGTCACCGCCTACGAGACCGCGCTGATGGCGCACGCCCAACAGGCCCTGTCCACGGTGCCGGGACTCGAACTGCTGGGTTCCGCGCCCGACCGCATCGGCGTCCTGACCTTCACCCTCGCCGGTCACGACCCGGCCGGCGTCGCCGAGTGGCTGGACCGGGACGGCATCGCCGTGCGCGCCGGTCACCACTGTGCCCAGCCGGCGCTGGCCCACTACGGGCTCACCAGCGCGGCGCGTGCCTCGCTGGCGCTCTACAACACGCCCGAGGAGGTGGACAAACTGGTGGCCTCGCTGCAGCAGTTGCAGCAGGCCGGCTGA
- the tgmB gene encoding ATP-grasp ribosomal peptide maturase → MTVLVLTCEEDLTADMVVSTLHDLGVPLVRLDPADLPGSIALSADYAGDGFHGYLKTGERMVSLGSLRSIWVRRPGTPGTRVAERSTWLTAEAEQALYGMLTSTRARWMNHPVAAAQARYKPWQLHIAQRSGFTVPATLITTFPAVARQFAATHRDLVVKSVSGKHPGDPPMVLPTTRISPDADFSAVAAGPTLLQQHVSKQADIRLTCVDGHLFAARKEADPDEVDSRFTENSTWKPAEVPDQVRRSVAAYMTTAQLAYGAFDFAEDQSGTWWFLECNQGGQFGFIQLDTDQPITQAIAAWLAADPLTCHSWPAV, encoded by the coding sequence ATGACCGTCCTGGTCCTTACCTGCGAGGAGGACTTGACAGCGGACATGGTCGTCTCGACCCTCCACGACCTCGGTGTCCCGCTCGTCCGCCTCGACCCCGCCGACCTGCCCGGGAGCATCGCCCTCTCCGCGGACTACGCAGGCGACGGTTTCCACGGCTACCTCAAGACGGGCGAACGCATGGTGAGTCTCGGCAGCCTGCGCTCGATATGGGTCCGCCGCCCCGGCACGCCGGGGACCCGTGTGGCGGAGCGCTCCACCTGGCTGACCGCGGAGGCCGAGCAGGCGCTGTACGGCATGCTCACCTCCACCCGGGCACGCTGGATGAACCACCCCGTCGCCGCCGCGCAGGCCCGCTACAAGCCCTGGCAGCTGCACATCGCCCAGCGGTCCGGGTTCACCGTGCCCGCCACCCTGATCACCACGTTCCCCGCCGTCGCCCGCCAGTTCGCCGCCACCCACCGCGACCTGGTGGTGAAGTCGGTGTCCGGGAAGCACCCCGGCGACCCCCCGATGGTGCTGCCCACCACCCGGATCAGTCCCGACGCGGACTTCAGCGCGGTGGCGGCCGGTCCGACGCTGCTCCAGCAGCACGTCAGCAAGCAGGCCGACATCCGGCTGACCTGCGTCGACGGTCACCTCTTCGCCGCCCGCAAGGAAGCCGACCCGGACGAGGTGGACAGCCGCTTCACGGAGAACAGCACATGGAAGCCGGCCGAGGTGCCCGACCAGGTACGGCGGTCGGTGGCGGCCTACATGACCACCGCTCAGCTCGCGTACGGTGCCTTCGACTTCGCCGAGGACCAGAGCGGAACCTGGTGGTTCCTCGAATGCAACCAGGGCGGCCAGTTCGGTTTCATCCAGCTCGACACCGACCAGCCGATCACCCAGGCCATCGCCGCCTGGCTGGCGGCGGACCCCCTCACCTGCCATTCCTGGCCGGCCGTCTGA
- the tgmA gene encoding putative ATP-grasp-modified RiPP — protein MRPFALSYARPAVKSSAATPYTYDATRQLNVLPDGRPATSSRAVLLATGTTASTAGSKTHFDD, from the coding sequence ATGCGACCGTTTGCGTTGAGCTACGCCCGTCCGGCGGTGAAGTCGTCGGCCGCCACTCCCTACACCTACGACGCCACGCGGCAACTCAACGTCCTGCCCGACGGGCGCCCGGCCACCAGCAGCCGGGCGGTCCTGCTGGCGACCGGCACCACCGCCTCCACCGCCGGCTCCAAGACCCACTTCGACGACTGA
- a CDS encoding effector-associated domain 2-containing protein, producing MASAESERPDGVGRGSGDAAPVSLQRAMVEVLAGAPRLASHSGRRALVRMLAQLLDDSLSEPDAQARSLDQFSQLVAECTALAEGADALADAVGTLTGDPRTTRELRQLCDRWSARTWLAESELLALEGLLSQVPSDDVQVIAQASLQPLASPLPVHCTHAWSILLHLLRRNALPNGLPPFMAFLEYLAAAVDDGVGEQIRSWTLRHAQASGLVSSLRECRKRATSVQLPDATDRRVMFVLMPDGLSSDYYVLRVWHDEGGAYDGPPLRDDDTRVRETEIARAVASRLRHALVDGQRTDLTVEFWLPLALVNEPVWEWCRPAGEQEAAWDCRVLVRSLDRLRSPDSHSSWRERWMQLMREDVPAPPYAGRREAGEAGRRSGEPLVLNSPPDVEDGRRELMDAIRAGAPAILWHRQNCSQSFHESVQNLIHRGPLKDLPSRIGEIHLSPGPLGDEAELLREVTLLWDDPDRQLPVLRPLVAPDEVAAP from the coding sequence ATGGCGTCAGCTGAATCAGAGCGGCCGGACGGCGTCGGAAGAGGAAGCGGGGACGCCGCACCGGTGTCGTTGCAGCGGGCGATGGTGGAGGTGCTGGCCGGCGCACCGCGGCTTGCCTCCCATTCGGGGCGGCGGGCCCTGGTCCGGATGCTGGCCCAGTTGCTGGACGATTCGCTGAGCGAGCCCGACGCACAGGCCCGTTCCCTCGACCAGTTCTCCCAGCTGGTGGCGGAGTGCACCGCGCTGGCCGAGGGCGCCGACGCGCTGGCGGACGCCGTCGGGACGCTGACCGGCGATCCGCGCACCACACGGGAGCTGCGGCAGCTGTGCGACCGCTGGTCGGCGCGGACCTGGCTCGCCGAGTCCGAACTACTGGCCCTGGAAGGTCTGTTGAGCCAGGTGCCGTCCGACGACGTGCAGGTCATCGCGCAGGCGTCCCTGCAGCCGCTGGCCTCGCCACTGCCGGTGCACTGCACCCATGCGTGGAGCATCCTGCTCCATCTGCTGCGGCGCAATGCGCTGCCCAACGGGCTGCCGCCGTTCATGGCGTTCCTGGAGTACCTGGCGGCCGCGGTCGACGACGGCGTCGGGGAGCAGATCCGCAGTTGGACGCTCCGGCACGCGCAGGCGTCCGGGCTGGTGTCGTCGCTGCGGGAGTGCCGGAAGCGCGCGACGTCGGTCCAGTTGCCGGACGCCACCGACCGCCGGGTGATGTTCGTGCTGATGCCGGACGGCCTGTCGAGCGACTACTACGTCCTGCGGGTGTGGCACGACGAGGGAGGCGCCTACGACGGTCCCCCTTTGCGGGACGACGACACCCGGGTGCGGGAGACGGAGATCGCCCGGGCCGTCGCCAGCCGATTGCGGCACGCCCTGGTCGACGGTCAGCGTACGGACCTCACGGTCGAGTTCTGGCTGCCGCTGGCGCTGGTCAACGAGCCGGTGTGGGAGTGGTGCCGGCCGGCGGGGGAACAGGAGGCCGCCTGGGACTGCCGGGTGCTGGTGCGCAGTCTGGACCGGCTGCGGTCGCCCGACTCCCATTCGTCGTGGCGTGAACGCTGGATGCAGCTGATGCGTGAGGACGTGCCCGCTCCGCCGTACGCGGGCCGCCGCGAGGCCGGGGAGGCGGGCCGGCGGTCGGGGGAACCACTGGTCCTCAACTCGCCTCCCGATGTGGAGGACGGCCGCAGGGAGCTGATGGACGCCATCCGTGCCGGGGCCCCGGCCATCCTGTGGCACCGCCAGAACTGCTCGCAGTCGTTCCACGAGTCGGTGCAGAACCTCATTCACCGCGGCCCGCTGAAGGACCTGCCCAGCAGGATCGGGGAGATCCACCTGTCGCCGGGGCCGTTGGGCGACGAGGCGGAGCTGCTGCGCGAGGTGACGCTGCTGTGGGACGACCCGGACCGTCAGCTGCCGGTCCTCAGGCCGCTCGTCGCCCCGGATGAGGTCGCCGCACCGTGA
- a CDS encoding SAV_2336 N-terminal domain-related protein yields MSTLEAATWLITAAPATPVTPAQVRGLEHLAAERTVFAPAPDGWPSPLPLPAAEASVSALHGLGQLPPERRDFRRPAADAYAIPSAPGPVCPPAADSPVRELVLVVDTGLSMFAWAPTVNAFAASACELPLFNDVHLVELRSQSSTSHADLFDRRTVEELGLGRPAPPHRQMTVFVLTDAVGAAWKRGLIWRDLRAWAQHHTVAMLHVLPHHDWELSGVHARPHQLRALTPGCPNGDLEVAPPETAPSAARSSVPERDGHRLLIPVLEIRKRWLDQWVRLMTSRLWVHQQALEIPPVSAATGLVPSPGSAPDAELTPEQRIGEFRTAASDHAFTLAVLLAAAPLNRHIMQLIAAELLPAASPGDLAAVLTSGLLITAENAAEHSDPYDQVVFDFTPGVREKLLSLGESVKTRRVVALLDQYLGPHVPAVAGISRRVKNPAATPLPEITREAPPYLRVECAVLTALSGASTPHREAAEVLRTRIDAFLASPR; encoded by the coding sequence GTGAGCACCCTGGAGGCCGCCACCTGGCTCATCACCGCAGCCCCGGCCACACCGGTCACACCGGCGCAGGTCCGCGGGCTGGAACACCTCGCCGCCGAACGGACGGTGTTCGCACCGGCGCCGGACGGCTGGCCCTCGCCCCTGCCGCTGCCCGCCGCCGAAGCCTCGGTCAGCGCACTGCACGGACTCGGCCAACTGCCGCCGGAGCGCCGGGACTTCCGCCGGCCGGCGGCGGACGCGTACGCCATACCGTCGGCGCCGGGCCCGGTCTGTCCGCCGGCCGCCGACTCCCCGGTGCGGGAGCTGGTGCTGGTGGTCGACACCGGCCTGTCGATGTTCGCCTGGGCTCCGACGGTCAACGCGTTCGCCGCGTCGGCCTGCGAGCTGCCGCTGTTCAACGACGTCCATCTCGTGGAGCTGCGCAGTCAGTCCTCGACGTCCCACGCGGACCTCTTCGACCGCAGGACGGTGGAGGAGCTGGGGCTGGGCCGGCCCGCGCCGCCGCATCGCCAGATGACCGTCTTCGTCCTCACCGATGCCGTCGGCGCCGCCTGGAAGCGCGGGCTGATCTGGCGCGATCTGCGCGCCTGGGCCCAGCACCACACGGTGGCGATGCTGCATGTGCTCCCCCACCACGACTGGGAGCTGTCCGGCGTCCATGCCCGGCCCCATCAGCTGCGCGCGCTGACCCCGGGGTGTCCCAACGGGGACCTGGAGGTGGCGCCGCCGGAGACCGCGCCGTCGGCCGCGCGGAGCAGCGTGCCGGAGCGGGACGGGCACCGGCTGCTGATTCCGGTGCTGGAGATCCGCAAGCGGTGGCTGGACCAGTGGGTGCGGCTGATGACGTCCAGGCTGTGGGTGCACCAGCAGGCGCTGGAGATCCCGCCGGTCTCGGCGGCGACCGGGCTGGTGCCGTCCCCCGGGTCCGCCCCGGACGCCGAACTGACGCCGGAGCAGCGGATCGGTGAGTTCCGCACCGCGGCGTCCGACCACGCCTTCACCCTCGCCGTCCTGCTGGCCGCGGCGCCGCTCAACCGCCACATCATGCAGCTCATCGCCGCCGAGCTGCTGCCCGCCGCGAGCCCCGGCGATCTGGCGGCGGTCCTCACCAGCGGGCTGCTGATCACCGCGGAGAACGCGGCGGAGCACAGCGACCCGTACGACCAGGTGGTGTTCGACTTCACGCCCGGTGTGCGCGAGAAGCTCCTGTCGCTGGGCGAATCCGTGAAGACCCGGCGGGTCGTCGCGCTGCTGGACCAGTATCTGGGCCCGCACGTCCCGGCCGTCGCCGGTATCAGCCGGCGGGTCAAGAACCCCGCCGCGACTCCGCTTCCCGAGATCACCCGGGAGGCGCCGCCCTATCTCCGCGTCGAGTGCGCCGTGCTGACGGCGCTCTCCGGTGCCTCCACACCGCACCGTGAGGCGGCGGAAGTGCTGCGTACCCGGATCGACGCGTTCCTGGCGTCGCCGCGGTAG
- a CDS encoding PP2C family protein-serine/threonine phosphatase yields the protein MSGPAARGRMLADLIAASHVITLEQVADVVAKHAARVGWLDVSLYLADVQQDILCLLTTTPGQSGDERPDVLRVEGTLAGRSFQTGGIVEGGASESGQWWVPLLNGTERLGVLRASAAPGLTLDGHAAQDLRNLAGLVALMVISKRTVSDTYARLVRRRRMNVAAEMEWRVMPPRTFATDRVLISAAMEPAYEVSGDVFDYAIADETVHLSLFDAMGHDTAAGLTANLAVAAGRNHRRAGAGLLQIAEAVDQVLLEQFDAHRFTTGLLAELDSATGLLTWTTLGHPPPVVIRKGRTALNLSGSPAPPMGTGLGVAPTLCQDQLEPGDRLLLYTDGITEARNREGREFGLEGFTHFLIQHHADGLPVPETLRRLMRHHLAYHGGQLGDDATVLLLEWSGPTPYRPARMEALAGLPEHTTSPEALPRS from the coding sequence ATGAGCGGTCCGGCAGCCCGCGGCAGGATGCTGGCCGACCTCATCGCCGCCAGCCATGTGATCACCTTGGAGCAGGTCGCCGATGTGGTCGCCAAACACGCGGCCCGGGTCGGCTGGCTGGACGTCTCGCTCTACCTGGCCGACGTCCAGCAGGACATCCTGTGCCTGCTCACCACGACGCCTGGGCAGAGCGGTGACGAGCGGCCGGACGTGCTGCGGGTGGAGGGCACCCTCGCCGGGCGGTCGTTCCAGACCGGAGGCATCGTCGAGGGCGGCGCGTCCGAGTCCGGGCAGTGGTGGGTGCCGCTGCTGAACGGGACCGAGCGCCTGGGCGTGCTGCGCGCCTCCGCCGCACCCGGCCTGACCCTGGACGGCCACGCGGCGCAGGACCTGCGGAATCTGGCCGGGCTGGTCGCCCTGATGGTGATCAGCAAGCGCACGGTGAGCGACACCTACGCCCGTCTGGTGCGGCGCCGCAGGATGAACGTGGCCGCCGAGATGGAGTGGCGCGTCATGCCACCGCGCACCTTCGCCACCGACCGGGTGCTGATCAGCGCGGCGATGGAACCCGCCTACGAGGTCAGCGGCGACGTCTTCGACTACGCCATCGCCGACGAGACCGTCCACCTGTCGTTGTTCGACGCCATGGGCCACGACACGGCCGCCGGGCTGACCGCGAACCTCGCGGTCGCCGCCGGCCGCAACCACCGCCGGGCGGGCGCCGGGCTGCTGCAGATCGCCGAGGCGGTGGACCAGGTCCTGCTGGAGCAGTTCGATGCCCATCGCTTCACCACCGGCCTGCTCGCCGAGCTGGACTCGGCGACCGGGCTGCTCACCTGGACGACGCTGGGGCATCCGCCACCGGTCGTCATCCGCAAGGGACGCACCGCCCTCAACCTGAGCGGCTCACCCGCACCACCGATGGGCACCGGCCTGGGGGTGGCACCGACGCTCTGCCAGGACCAGCTCGAACCCGGGGACCGTCTGCTGCTGTACACCGACGGCATCACCGAGGCCCGCAACCGCGAGGGCCGCGAGTTCGGCCTGGAGGGCTTCACCCACTTCCTCATCCAGCACCACGCCGACGGGCTGCCGGTGCCCGAGACGCTGCGCCGTCTGATGCGGCATCACCTCGCCTACCACGGCGGGCAGCTCGGCGACGACGCCACCGTACTGCTGCTGGAGTGGAGCGGCCCCACGCCCTACCGTCCGGCCCGTATGGAGGCGCTGGCCGGTCTGCCCGAGCACACCACCTCCCCCGAGGCGCTCCCCCGGTCGTGA
- a CDS encoding polyprenyl synthetase family protein, whose product MRGRDESTPRRAECRGGGDTRPAGLPPAAVDADVPSAVGRVLGVLLDEQVGRAGGIDAMFARDVAGRVRSFTLEGGKRTRSQFLWWGLRACGDRPGAVAVGTVLRVAAAVELLQTCALVHDDAMDRSPVRRGRPSVHVEFAERFTAPGRETRAARFGAAAAVLTGDLALAWADDTLAGTGLDGRTGARVREIWQAMRGEMVAGQYLDLYGQISGSRSAALATRISYLKSARYSVERPLALGAALADAEEATARALCAAGRCAGVAFQFQDDLLGVFGDPERTGKPTGDDIREGKLTALLTVARARAARSRDRAALTVLDRCVGDRELDDAGLERVRAVFVATGARDEVTARIGRLVTRSFRHLASAPLDAFAAARLRRLIAAVAGVGEVPGGPGPSDGAGRADGGSDCPSLAPRARGGRDR is encoded by the coding sequence ATGCGCGGTCGCGACGAGAGCACACCACGCCGTGCGGAGTGCCGCGGCGGCGGTGACACGCGCCCGGCCGGGCTCCCACCGGCCGCGGTCGACGCGGACGTGCCGTCCGCCGTCGGCCGGGTGCTCGGGGTGCTGCTCGACGAACAGGTCGGCCGGGCCGGCGGGATCGACGCGATGTTCGCGCGGGACGTGGCCGGCCGGGTGCGGAGCTTCACGCTGGAGGGCGGCAAACGCACCCGCTCGCAGTTCCTGTGGTGGGGCCTGCGGGCCTGCGGGGACCGCCCCGGCGCGGTGGCCGTCGGAACGGTGCTGCGGGTGGCCGCCGCGGTCGAACTGCTGCAGACCTGTGCGCTCGTCCACGACGACGCGATGGACCGGTCGCCCGTGCGCAGGGGCAGGCCGTCGGTGCACGTCGAGTTCGCCGAGCGGTTCACGGCGCCCGGCCGCGAGACGCGGGCCGCGCGGTTCGGTGCGGCCGCCGCCGTGCTCACCGGCGATCTCGCCCTGGCCTGGGCCGACGACACGCTCGCCGGCACGGGGCTCGACGGCCGGACCGGCGCCCGCGTGCGGGAGATCTGGCAGGCGATGCGGGGCGAGATGGTGGCCGGCCAGTACCTCGATCTGTACGGGCAGATCAGTGGCTCCCGCTCGGCGGCGCTGGCGACCCGGATCTCGTACCTCAAGAGCGCGCGGTACTCGGTCGAACGGCCGCTGGCCCTCGGTGCGGCCCTCGCCGACGCGGAGGAGGCGACCGCACGGGCGCTGTGCGCGGCGGGCCGCTGCGCGGGGGTGGCCTTCCAGTTCCAGGACGATCTGCTGGGCGTCTTCGGGGATCCGGAACGGACCGGCAAACCGACCGGTGACGACATCCGCGAGGGCAAGCTCACCGCTCTGCTCACGGTCGCCCGCGCGCGGGCCGCCCGGAGCCGCGACCGGGCGGCGCTCACGGTGCTGGACCGCTGCGTCGGCGACCGGGAGCTGGACGACGCGGGTCTGGAGCGGGTGCGTGCCGTGTTCGTGGCCACCGGAGCCCGCGACGAGGTCACCGCGCGGATCGGGCGCCTGGTGACCCGCAGCTTCCGCCATCTGGCCTCGGCCCCGCTGGACGCCTTCGCCGCCGCGCGGCTGCGGCGGCTGATCGCCGCGGTCGCCGGCGTCGGCGAGGTCCCCGGCGGACCGGGCCCGTCCGACGGAGCCGGCCGGGCCGACGGCGGGAGCGACTGCCCGTCCCTTGCTCCCCGAGCCCGAGGAGGCCGAGACCGTTGA